The genomic DNA CTTTTCGCTGTACATCGAGCCGGTCTCACCCCTCAGCCACTCGCAAGAAGTCGTGCAGAAGCTGCTGTTCGCCACTGACCACAACATCCCCTTCGTCTACACGCCCTGCCCGCTGGCCGGCGCCACCGCCCCCACCACCCTGGCCGGATTGCTCGTCCAGGCCCTGACCGAGAGCCTGTTCGGCATCGTCCTCAGCCAGTTGCGCAAACCAGGCGCCTCGCTCATCATCGGCGGCCTCATGTCCAACATGGACATGCTCACCACCGTCTACTGCTATGGCTCGCCCGAAATGGCCTTGCTCAGCGCTGGCTACACCGACATCACCAAGTGGCTGGGCGTGCCCGAATACGAAACCGCCGGCTGCTCCGACGCCAAGTTATTCGACGAGCAGGCGGCCATGGAAGCGGCCATGAACATCGCCACCTCCGCCCTCATCGGCGGCAACATGATCCACGACGTGGGCTACATCGAGCAAGGCCTGACCAGCAGCCCAGAGATGATGGTGGCCTCGAACGAGATCATTGACATGGTCAAGCGCATCCTGCGCGGCATCCCCGTCACCGACGAGACCAAAGCCCTGGACGTGATGAATGACGTGGGCCCAGGCGGCCATTTCCTCGAGCATGACCACACCTACAACCGCTTCAAGACCGAAATCTGGCGCCCGGACTTGATCGACCGCTCCGGCTGGGAAGACTGGAACCTGATGGGGGCCAAGACCTTCGGCGAGCGCGTCCATGACCGGGTGATCGAGATCCTGGAAACCGAGACCGAGCCGCTGCTGGACGAGGCCATGTACAAGGAACTGCGCCACATCTGCGAACTGGCCGACGCCCGGCATCGGGATGAAGAGTTGGATGTGAAGATGTTTGTATGAAGGAAGTAGGGAGTAGGAAGTAAGGAGTAAGGAGTAGGAAGTATGGAGAGCTTGTCGAATTTCCAGCAGTTGGATACGTGGAAGCAGGCGCATCAGCTTGTACTTGCCATCTATCGCGCGACCCGAAGTCATCCTGCCGACGAGCGTTTCGGTCTCGTTCAACAGATGCGCCGCGCCGCGGTGTCCGTCCCGGCCAATGTAGCTGAAGGCTTCAAGCGCCAAGGCATCCAGGACAAGCTACGCTTCTACAACATCTCCGAAGGCTCTTTGGAAGAATTGAAGTACTACCTGATCCTCTCGAGAGACTTGGAATACACCTCGGCCGAGCTTGACATTCAATTGACGGAGCAGGCCGAACTCGTTGGCCGCCTGCTCAACGGCCTCATTGCCAGCACCGAGCGCCGCCGCTAACCCTCCCTACTCCTTACTCCCTACTCCCTACTCCCTACTCCCTACTCCCTACTCCTTACTCCATGCCTTCTCTGGTCCTCGGCATCGACACCGGCGGCACCTTCACCGATGGTGTGCTGCTGGATTACGACTCGCGCACGGTGCTGGCCGCGCACAAAAGCCTGACCACCCGATACGACTTCGCGGCTGGGATCGAAAACGTCATCGCCGGCATCCGCATCGCAGACCCGGCGGCGATCAAGATGGTCTCGATCAGCACCACGCTAGCCACCAACGCCATTGCCGAGGGCAAGGGCAAGCGGGTGGCGCTGTTTTTGATCGGCTACGACCCTGAACTGATCGCCAATTTCCGGCTGGCCGGGCGCTTCGCCACGCCGCATTTCTTCTACTTTCAGGGCGGGCACGACCTCTATGGCCGCGAACAGGCGCCGCTCGATCTGGCCGGCATCCTGGGCAAGATCGGCGAGATTCGGGATCAGGTGGACGCCCTCGCCATCTCCGGCTACTTCAGCCCGCTCAATCCTGAGCACGAAAACCGGGCCTATCAGGCTGTGGCCGGGGCCTGCGACCTGCCCATCGTCCTCGGCCACCAGCTTTCCACCAAACTCGGCTCGGTCGAGCGGGCGACCACCGCCGCCCTCAACGCTTCCCTGCTGGCCGTCCTGCAAGACTTCGTCGTGGCGGTGCGCCGGGCGATGGCCCGCCGCCGCATCGACGCCCCGCTGATGGTGGTGCGCGGGGACGGCACGCTGATGAGCGATGAGTTCGCCGCCCGCACCCCGGTCGAGACCATCCACTCCGGCCCGGCTGCCAGCGCCATCGGCGGGCGCTTCCTCACCGGCCTCGACGACGCCCTCGTCATCGACATCGGCGGCACCACCACCGATCTGGCTTTGCTTCAGGCCGGACAGGTGACGGTGAACGAGGAGGGCGCTTCGGTGGGCAGCTACAAGACGGCGGTCAAGGCCGCCAACCTGCTGTCCATCGGCCTCGGCGGCGACAGCCACATCACCCTCAACCGCGAGCGCGAGCTGGCCATCGGCCCGGAGCGGGTGACGCCGCTGGCCTATCTGGCGACGCAGTCGGCCGAGGTGAAGAACCGGCTGAAAGGGCTGAGCCGGGCCGGTTGGGTGCAGGCCACGCCCGAGGCGCTGGAATTCTGGTTCCTGCTACGCGAGCCGCCCCCCAGCCCGCCTGCCAGCCCGCGCAGCTTCCTCACCCCGCACGAACAAGCCCTGGTTTCGCTCCTGCGCTCCGGCCCGCAGCCGCTGACCGAGATCCTCAAACGACTGAAGGTCCTGCATGTCTCGCAACTGGATGCCCGCAATCTTTTGCGGCAGGAGATTATCGGCAAGGCCGGGCTGACCCCCACCGACCTGCTGCACAGCGACGGCCGTTTCGCACCCTGGGATGCCGATGCCGCCGCCGCTGCTCTTCAAGCCTTCGCCCGGCTGGTGGGGCGGGATCAGGCCGAACTGCGGGCGCAGGCCTGGGTCAGGATGACCGGCATCATCGCCCAGGCCATCGTGAGCTTCCTCACCGGCCGCCAACTCCCGCCGCCCAGCCTGCCCAAAGACGCCGACCTGGGCCGCTGGTTCTTCTCCAACAGTCTGCGCGGCAGGCACCCCATCCTTGAAACCAGCTTCCGCCTGCGCTGCCCGATCATCGGCATCGGCGCCCCGGCGGGCATCCTTTTGCCGGATGTGGCGGCTGTCTTCCACACCGACCTGGTGCTGCCGCGGCATTTCGAGGTGGCGAATGCGGTCGGGGCCATCGCCGGCAGCGTGGTCGTGAACGAGGAAATCCTGGTCTATCCCCGGCTTTCGCAAGAGGGACTGGAGGTGCTGGGCTATTTCGCGCAGACGGATGGCGAACGCCAGGTCTTCGCCGGCGCCGACGATGCTCTGAGCTACGCCCGCCGCCTGGCTCAGGAGCGCGCCCTGGCCGCCGCCCAGCGTTCGGGCGCCGACAACCCGCAGGTTGCGGTCGAGGAAGTGAGCGACGGGCTGGATAGCTATCGCGTTCGTGCGCGGGCCGTTGGCAATCCTCGGTTGTCGCGATAATTCGTAGACCGGGAGAGTGGGAGATTGGGAGACCGGGAGGGTGGGAGGGTGGTGGTCTCGTTGGAAAACAGTTTCGACCCGGTGTGAAATTGCCAGCCACCGCCAGGGCAGGGGCGCGCCTTGAATTCCCTGATTGATATGGTGGATGGGATACAGACTCGCTCATCGATGGCTAGTAGTCTTGTCCGACTCAACTGGCGAGCGCGTTGACGGCCAGAAGATGAGTTTCGCCAGCAGGAGCGACGGCGCCGCCGAGATCTATGCGTTAGGCCACTGGCGGCGCCGCCGATCGTCGAAAGCGAAGCCCGGCGGCCCCCCTGGTTCCAGCCATTGCCACCCAAGAGCCGATCACATCATCGATTCGAGATTGAAAAGGAGTATCTCGTGCAAACCAAAACTCAGGGATTTATGTCACACCTGGCTCGCCAGCGGAACGGCCGGCAGTCTGGGCGATATTTGTCAATCGTGCTGGCGCTCATGTTGCTTTTGGGAAGTGTACAGCTAACCAGCGCCGCGCCCACAGGCAGCGCCGTGTACCAGGCAACCAACAACAATTGCACAACGAATGTCGCCGAAGCCGCCAAGTACACGCTGGTCTATCGGCTAGATATCAATGTCAATAGCAACTACGGCAACGGCCAGGTGCCCTATGCCGTGGACAACTCGGCCACGATCGGCGGTTATAGCCGCGTAGCCTATTGTCTC from Caldilineales bacterium includes the following:
- a CDS encoding trimethylamine methyltransferase family protein codes for the protein MHVNKTNYRINATPRLQVLSEDQIEAIYFAALRVLHETGVRVYEPEGVELAYSGGAIIEGRTSDSSLVKIPPWMVDKARATLPRKVTVVGPDRKYRMELFKNQIYFGAGSDTPFTLDPYTGERRRATYNDVKNLARIAQAMPNIDFHMSLGITQDTAVGTYDRWQYLAMLEGTSKPINITAVDLEGLRDQLEMAYIRLGGKAEWDKGPAFSLYIEPVSPLSHSQEVVQKLLFATDHNIPFVYTPCPLAGATAPTTLAGLLVQALTESLFGIVLSQLRKPGASLIIGGLMSNMDMLTTVYCYGSPEMALLSAGYTDITKWLGVPEYETAGCSDAKLFDEQAAMEAAMNIATSALIGGNMIHDVGYIEQGLTSSPEMMVASNEIIDMVKRILRGIPVTDETKALDVMNDVGPGGHFLEHDHTYNRFKTEIWRPDLIDRSGWEDWNLMGAKTFGERVHDRVIEILETETEPLLDEAMYKELRHICELADARHRDEELDVKMFV
- a CDS encoding four helix bundle protein, which translates into the protein MESLSNFQQLDTWKQAHQLVLAIYRATRSHPADERFGLVQQMRRAAVSVPANVAEGFKRQGIQDKLRFYNISEGSLEELKYYLILSRDLEYTSAELDIQLTEQAELVGRLLNGLIASTERRR
- a CDS encoding hydantoinase/oxoprolinase family protein, producing the protein MPSLVLGIDTGGTFTDGVLLDYDSRTVLAAHKSLTTRYDFAAGIENVIAGIRIADPAAIKMVSISTTLATNAIAEGKGKRVALFLIGYDPELIANFRLAGRFATPHFFYFQGGHDLYGREQAPLDLAGILGKIGEIRDQVDALAISGYFSPLNPEHENRAYQAVAGACDLPIVLGHQLSTKLGSVERATTAALNASLLAVLQDFVVAVRRAMARRRIDAPLMVVRGDGTLMSDEFAARTPVETIHSGPAASAIGGRFLTGLDDALVIDIGGTTTDLALLQAGQVTVNEEGASVGSYKTAVKAANLLSIGLGGDSHITLNRERELAIGPERVTPLAYLATQSAEVKNRLKGLSRAGWVQATPEALEFWFLLREPPPSPPASPRSFLTPHEQALVSLLRSGPQPLTEILKRLKVLHVSQLDARNLLRQEIIGKAGLTPTDLLHSDGRFAPWDADAAAAALQAFARLVGRDQAELRAQAWVRMTGIIAQAIVSFLTGRQLPPPSLPKDADLGRWFFSNSLRGRHPILETSFRLRCPIIGIGAPAGILLPDVAAVFHTDLVLPRHFEVANAVGAIAGSVVVNEEILVYPRLSQEGLEVLGYFAQTDGERQVFAGADDALSYARRLAQERALAAAQRSGADNPQVAVEEVSDGLDSYRVRARAVGNPRLSR